A part of Clostridium novyi genomic DNA contains:
- the rseP gene encoding RIP metalloprotease RseP, which translates to MDALLNIIWVILAFSILVIIHEFGHFILAKLNGVKVEEFAIGMGPKLFGVRGKETLYAFRLIPIGGYVKMLGEEGDSEDERSFSNKSPLRRLSIVAAGPIMNFILAIVLFAVVGYLKGFLIPVVSEVIPQSPAIKAGIQPGDKILEINKHKISTWEDVMGEVAISKGEPLNIYLQRNNEKKTVVVRPMKNAKEGTYMLGVYSSALEKPSFTKSVSYGIRETNSTVKQTFQSLGMLFKGKASLKKDIGGPVTILRVTWAVSKAGLVNLVRFSAFISIQLGIFNLLPIPALDGFWALVSLYEIITRRRINRDKLGTVSTIGFTLLLVLMVVVTIKDVLYPIKL; encoded by the coding sequence TTGGATGCTCTATTGAATATTATTTGGGTAATATTAGCCTTTAGTATTTTAGTAATAATCCATGAGTTTGGGCATTTTATTTTAGCAAAATTAAATGGTGTAAAGGTTGAAGAGTTTGCTATAGGAATGGGTCCAAAATTATTTGGTGTAAGAGGTAAGGAAACTTTATATGCATTTAGATTAATACCTATTGGTGGTTATGTAAAAATGCTAGGTGAAGAGGGTGACAGTGAGGATGAAAGATCATTTTCAAATAAATCACCACTTAGAAGATTAAGTATTGTAGCAGCAGGACCTATAATGAATTTTATATTAGCTATAGTCTTGTTTGCAGTTGTAGGATATTTAAAAGGTTTTTTGATTCCTGTTGTAAGTGAAGTAATACCTCAAAGTCCTGCTATTAAAGCAGGTATTCAACCAGGAGATAAAATATTAGAAATAAATAAGCATAAGATAAGTACCTGGGAAGATGTGATGGGTGAAGTTGCTATATCTAAAGGCGAACCTTTAAATATATACTTACAAAGAAATAATGAGAAAAAAACTGTTGTTGTAAGACCTATGAAAAATGCTAAAGAGGGTACTTATATGTTAGGAGTATATTCTTCTGCTTTGGAAAAACCAAGTTTTACGAAATCAGTTTCATATGGTATTAGAGAAACTAATTCAACAGTAAAACAGACATTTCAATCATTGGGTATGCTTTTTAAAGGAAAGGCATCTCTTAAAAAAGATATTGGTGGACCAGTAACTATATTAAGAGTTACCTGGGCTGTTTCAAAGGCCGGGCTTGTAAATTTAGTTAGATTTTCAGCATTTATAAGTATACAATTAGGTATATTCAATCTATTACCAATTCCAGCTTTAGATGGATTTTGGGCATTAGTTTCTTTATATGAAATAATAACAAGAAGACGCATAAATAGAGATAAATTAGGTACTGTAAGTACCATTGGGTTTACTTTATTGTTAGTACTTATGGTTGTAGTTACAATAAAGGATGTATTATATCCTATTAAACTTTAA
- the ispG gene encoding flavodoxin-dependent (E)-4-hydroxy-3-methylbut-2-enyl-diphosphate synthase produces the protein MIRKKTKKIKIGNIYIGGDSPITVQSMNNTDTRDIKATIKQINDLQHAGCDITRCAVLDMNAAEALKEITRAVNIPVVADIHFNYKLALKSIENGISALRINPGNIGNIEKVRAVAKAAQERNIPIRIGVNSGSLEKELLEKYNGVCPEALVESALKHVRILEDINFDDIVISLKSSNVNQMIESYRIISQKVNYPLHIGVTESGTIWRGTIKSSIGIGTLISEGIGDTIRVSLTGDPIEEIKVGKEILKATGHIKEGIEFVSCPTCGRTQIDLIKLANEVEEKLSNINKNIKIAIMGCIVNGPGEAKEADLGIAGGNGEGLIFKKGKILRKVKEENLIYELVKEVEKI, from the coding sequence ATGATTAGAAAAAAAACAAAAAAAATAAAAATCGGAAATATATACATTGGTGGAGATTCTCCTATAACTGTACAATCAATGAATAATACAGATACAAGAGATATTAAAGCTACCATAAAGCAAATAAATGATTTACAACATGCTGGTTGTGATATAACAAGATGTGCTGTATTAGATATGAATGCTGCTGAAGCTTTAAAAGAAATAACTCGTGCTGTAAATATTCCTGTTGTTGCAGATATACATTTTAATTATAAATTAGCACTTAAGTCAATAGAAAATGGAATATCAGCTTTAAGAATAAATCCAGGAAATATAGGAAATATAGAAAAAGTAAGGGCAGTTGCAAAAGCAGCACAAGAAAGAAATATACCTATAAGGATAGGAGTAAATTCTGGCTCTTTGGAAAAAGAGTTATTAGAAAAATATAATGGAGTTTGTCCAGAAGCACTAGTTGAAAGCGCATTAAAACATGTTAGAATTCTAGAAGATATTAATTTTGATGATATAGTGATATCTTTAAAATCATCTAATGTTAATCAGATGATTGAAAGTTATAGAATAATTTCCCAGAAGGTAAATTATCCTTTACATATAGGGGTTACTGAATCAGGTACTATATGGAGAGGAACAATAAAATCAAGTATTGGTATTGGTACACTTATTTCAGAAGGAATAGGAGATACTATAAGAGTTTCTTTAACAGGTGATCCTATAGAAGAAATAAAGGTTGGAAAAGAGATATTAAAAGCTACAGGACATATAAAAGAAGGAATAGAATTTGTATCTTGTCCTACCTGTGGTAGAACACAAATTGATTTAATAAAATTAGCCAATGAAGTGGAAGAAAAGTTAAGCAATATAAATAAAAATATAAAAATTGCTATAATGGGTTGCATTGTAAATGGTCCTGGTGAAGCTAAAGAAGCTGATCTTGGAATAGCAGGAGGCAATGGAGAAGGATTGATTTTTAAAAAAGGAAAAATTTTAAGAAAAGTAAAAGAAGAAAATTTAATATATGAACTTGTAAAAGAAGTAGAAAAGATTTAA